The proteins below are encoded in one region of Micromonospora sp. DSM 45708:
- a CDS encoding HAD-IIA family hydrolase encodes MVDGYALVVFDLDGVIYLIDRPIPGAVEAVGRLHAEGRAVAYATNNASRRSSEVADLLTGMGVPAEPAEVLTSAAATAELLRDRLPAGAPVLVVGAEALRAELRAVGLRPVSTVDEEPAAVAQGYGPEVGWSELAEASLAVRAGAPWYATNTDRTLPSPRGPLPGNGSLVAVLRTALGRDPDVVVGKPEPALFATAARRAGTGRTLVVGDRLDTDIEGARRAGLDSLLVLTGVSDAAELLAAPEPRRPAYVSFDLAGLFDAEAVVAVPGRPETGGWSVTATGGELALDGAGRPLDALAALCAVAWSTPAGPRVRAGSPAAAEALAAFGLDG; translated from the coding sequence CTGGTCGACGGGTACGCCCTGGTGGTCTTCGACCTGGACGGGGTCATCTACCTGATCGACCGGCCCATCCCCGGTGCGGTCGAGGCGGTCGGCCGGCTACACGCCGAGGGACGGGCGGTCGCGTACGCGACGAACAACGCCTCGCGCCGTTCCAGCGAGGTGGCCGACCTGCTCACCGGCATGGGCGTGCCGGCCGAGCCGGCGGAGGTGCTGACCTCCGCCGCCGCCACCGCCGAGCTGCTCCGGGACCGGTTGCCGGCCGGTGCGCCGGTGCTGGTGGTCGGCGCGGAGGCGCTCCGGGCGGAGCTGCGCGCGGTGGGCCTGCGGCCGGTGTCGACGGTCGACGAGGAGCCCGCCGCGGTGGCCCAGGGCTACGGTCCGGAGGTCGGCTGGTCCGAGCTGGCCGAGGCGTCCCTGGCGGTACGGGCGGGTGCGCCCTGGTACGCCACGAACACCGACCGCACGCTGCCCAGCCCGCGCGGTCCGCTGCCCGGGAACGGTTCGTTGGTGGCGGTGCTGCGTACCGCGCTCGGTCGGGATCCCGACGTGGTGGTGGGCAAGCCGGAGCCGGCGCTGTTCGCCACCGCCGCCCGCCGGGCCGGGACCGGGCGCACGCTGGTGGTGGGCGATCGGCTCGACACCGACATCGAGGGCGCCCGCCGGGCCGGGCTGGACAGCCTGCTGGTGCTGACCGGGGTCAGTGACGCGGCCGAGCTGCTGGCGGCGCCGGAGCCGCGCCGGCCGGCGTACGTCTCCTTCGATCTGGCGGGGCTGTTCGACGCGGAGGCCGTGGTGGCGGTGCCCGGCCGACCCGAAACCGGTGGCTGGTCGGTGACGGCGACCGGCGGGGAGCTGGCCCTCGACGGCGCGGGACGGCCGTTGGACGCGCTCGCGGCGCTCTGCGCGGTGGCCTGGTCGACGCCGGCCGGCCCGCGGGTGCGGGCCGGGTCCCCGGCGGCGGCGGAGGCGCTGGCCGCGTTCGGTCTCGACGGCTGA
- the steA gene encoding putative cytokinetic ring protein SteA — protein sequence MRLPTLRRTRNAEPGSILGTARLDRRTKRLVGRLRPGDIAVIDHVDLDRVAADSLVAVGVAAVLNAKPSVSGRYPNLGPEVLVAAGIPLLDDLGEGVFEQVREGDLVRIEGNTVFVGTEPVAHGALQDAETVGKSMADAREGLSVQLEAFAANTMDYLRQERDLLLDGVGVPEIQTQMQGRHCLIVVRGYDYKADLDVLRPYIREFKPVLIGVDGGADALVEAGYTPDMIIGDMDSVTDDVLRCGAEVIVHAYPDGRAPGLARVNGLGVPAITFPAAATSEDLAMLLADEKGASLLVAVGTHATLVEFLDKGRGGMASTFLTRLKVGGKLVDAKGVSRLYRQSISGSSLLLLVLSAVAAMASAVAVSTVGKAYLGVVSEWWDNFVFQLGQLF from the coding sequence ATGCGTCTACCCACACTGCGCCGGACCCGGAACGCGGAACCGGGCTCGATCCTCGGCACCGCGCGCCTCGACCGCCGGACGAAACGGCTGGTCGGCCGCCTGCGTCCGGGTGACATCGCGGTCATCGACCACGTCGACCTGGACCGGGTGGCGGCCGACTCGCTCGTCGCGGTGGGGGTGGCCGCGGTGCTCAACGCCAAGCCGTCGGTGTCCGGGCGCTATCCCAACCTCGGCCCCGAGGTGCTGGTGGCGGCCGGCATCCCGCTCCTGGACGATCTCGGTGAGGGCGTCTTCGAGCAGGTCCGCGAGGGCGACCTGGTGCGCATCGAGGGCAACACCGTCTTCGTGGGCACGGAGCCGGTCGCGCACGGCGCGTTGCAGGACGCGGAGACGGTCGGCAAGTCGATGGCCGACGCCCGGGAGGGCCTGTCGGTGCAGTTGGAGGCGTTCGCCGCCAACACGATGGACTACCTCCGGCAGGAACGCGACCTGCTGCTCGACGGCGTCGGCGTGCCGGAGATCCAGACCCAGATGCAGGGCCGGCACTGCCTGATCGTGGTCCGGGGCTACGACTACAAGGCCGACCTGGACGTGCTGCGGCCCTACATCCGGGAGTTCAAGCCGGTGCTGATCGGCGTGGACGGCGGGGCCGACGCGCTGGTCGAGGCCGGTTACACCCCCGACATGATCATCGGCGACATGGACTCGGTCACCGACGACGTGCTGCGCTGCGGCGCCGAGGTGATCGTGCACGCCTACCCGGACGGGCGGGCCCCGGGTCTGGCCCGGGTCAACGGCCTGGGTGTGCCCGCGATCACCTTCCCGGCGGCGGCCACCAGCGAGGACCTGGCCATGCTGCTGGCCGACGAGAAGGGCGCCTCGCTGCTGGTGGCCGTCGGCACCCACGCCACCCTGGTGGAGTTCCTCGACAAGGGCCGGGGCGGCATGGCGTCGACGTTCCTCACCCGGCTGAAGGTGGGCGGCAAACTGGTCGACGCCAAGGGCGTCAGCCGGCTCTACCGGCAGAGCATCTCCGGGTCCTCGCTGCTGCTGCTGGTCCTCTCGGCGGTCGCCGCGATGGCCTCCGCGGTGGCGGTCTCCACCGTCGGGAAGGCGTACTTGGGCGTGGTCTCCGAATGGTGGGACAATTTCGTGTTCCAGCTCGGCCAGCTCTTCTAG
- the recN gene encoding DNA repair protein RecN yields MLEELRITGLGVIEDTTLPLAGGMNVITGETGAGKTMVVTGLGLLFGGRADAGRVRAQPGRAVVEGRLRLRGRVAEAVHARIIDAGGEPDEDGSLLLSRTVTIEGRSRAHLGGRSMPVATLGEVGEQALAVHGQSDQLRLLRPAEQRAALDRFAGGEHEKLLDALRETYARWRTVVDDLADRRRNARERNQEADLLRLGLDEITRVDPQPGEDDELKAEAQRLEHAEGLRTAAQVAQQCVAGGVEATDDTPDVAVLLGTARRTLEAQAGTDPALGELAARLEEVATLVTDVAAELSTYLTALDADPARLETIYERRAALRGLTRKYADDVDGVVAWAERARTRLSELDTSDELLDELDREASRLAGEVADLAGRVSASRQEAAVRFAEQVTVELAGLAMPHARIEVAVLPRAAGRSEPTLPVNGVEAGVGADGADEVELRLLAHPGAPSLPLQRGASGGELSRVMLAIEVVFAGSGGPPTLVFDEVDAGVGGQAAVEIGRRLARLARTHQVLVVTHLPQVAAFADRHLVVAKDTGGAVTTSGVRVVEDTERARELARMLAGLPDSDLGIAHAEELLAVAAKERRP; encoded by the coding sequence GTGCTGGAAGAGCTGCGCATCACCGGACTGGGCGTCATCGAGGACACCACGCTGCCGCTGGCCGGGGGGATGAACGTCATCACCGGCGAGACCGGCGCCGGCAAGACCATGGTGGTGACCGGCCTCGGCCTGCTCTTCGGCGGCCGGGCCGACGCGGGTCGGGTGCGGGCCCAGCCGGGCCGTGCGGTGGTGGAGGGGCGGCTGCGGCTGCGCGGCCGGGTGGCCGAGGCGGTGCACGCCCGCATCATCGACGCCGGCGGCGAGCCCGACGAGGACGGTTCGCTGCTGCTCAGCCGCACCGTCACCATCGAGGGTCGTTCGCGGGCCCACCTGGGCGGGCGCAGCATGCCGGTGGCGACGCTCGGCGAGGTGGGTGAGCAGGCTCTGGCGGTGCACGGCCAGTCCGACCAGCTGCGCCTGCTGCGTCCGGCCGAGCAGCGGGCCGCGCTCGACCGGTTCGCCGGCGGCGAGCACGAGAAGCTGCTGGACGCGCTGCGCGAGACGTACGCGCGGTGGCGGACGGTGGTCGACGACCTGGCCGACCGGCGGCGCAACGCCCGTGAGCGCAACCAGGAGGCCGACCTGCTCCGGCTCGGCCTCGACGAGATCACCCGGGTCGATCCGCAGCCGGGGGAGGACGACGAGCTGAAGGCGGAGGCGCAGCGGCTGGAGCACGCCGAGGGGCTGCGCACCGCGGCCCAGGTGGCGCAGCAGTGCGTGGCCGGCGGCGTGGAGGCGACCGACGACACCCCCGACGTGGCCGTGCTGCTCGGCACCGCCCGCCGCACGCTGGAGGCGCAGGCCGGCACCGACCCGGCGCTCGGTGAGCTGGCGGCCCGGCTGGAGGAGGTCGCCACGCTGGTCACCGACGTGGCCGCCGAGCTGTCCACCTACCTGACCGCGCTGGACGCCGACCCGGCCCGGCTGGAGACGATCTACGAGCGACGGGCCGCGCTGCGCGGACTCACCCGCAAGTACGCCGACGACGTGGACGGCGTGGTGGCCTGGGCCGAACGGGCCCGCACCCGGCTGTCCGAACTGGACACCTCCGACGAGCTGTTGGACGAGCTGGACCGGGAGGCGTCCCGGCTCGCCGGTGAGGTGGCCGACCTCGCCGGCCGGGTCTCCGCCTCCCGGCAGGAGGCCGCGGTCCGCTTCGCCGAGCAGGTCACCGTCGAGCTGGCCGGGCTGGCCATGCCGCACGCCCGGATCGAGGTGGCGGTGCTGCCCCGGGCGGCCGGGCGGTCCGAGCCGACCCTGCCGGTCAACGGTGTCGAGGCGGGCGTCGGCGCGGACGGCGCCGACGAGGTCGAGCTGCGGCTGCTGGCCCATCCCGGAGCGCCGTCGTTGCCGTTGCAGCGGGGCGCCTCCGGCGGTGAGCTGTCCCGGGTGATGCTCGCCATCGAGGTGGTCTTCGCCGGTTCCGGCGGTCCACCCACGCTGGTCTTCGACGAGGTCGACGCCGGTGTCGGCGGGCAGGCGGCGGTGGAGATCGGCCGGCGACTGGCCCGGTTGGCGCGCACCCACCAGGTGCTCGTGGTCACCCACCTGCCCCAGGTCGCCGCGTTCGCCGACCGGCACCTGGTGGTGGCGAAGGACACCGGGGGCGCGGTGACCACCAGCGGGGTACGGGTGGTGGAGGACACCGAGCGGGCCCGGGAGCTGGCCCGGATGCTCGCCGGTTTGCCGGACTCCGATCTGGGTATCGCCCACGCCGAGGAGCTCCTGGCCGTGGCCGCGAAGGAAAGGCGTCCGTGA
- a CDS encoding SCP2 sterol-binding domain-containing protein — translation MASVDDCRQALQDLADRLDRHAEASGKIDLDRTLACRITDLGTAFHGRLEGGRLVGLTDGDDPKAKIALSIASDDLIALVHGKLDIMSAVASRRVSVKANPFDLMKLRKLL, via the coding sequence GTGGCCAGCGTGGACGACTGCCGCCAGGCGTTGCAGGACCTGGCCGACCGGCTCGACCGGCACGCCGAGGCATCGGGGAAGATCGACCTCGACCGCACCCTGGCCTGCCGGATCACCGATCTCGGCACCGCGTTCCACGGACGGCTCGAAGGCGGCCGGCTGGTCGGGCTGACCGACGGCGACGACCCGAAGGCCAAGATCGCGCTGAGCATCGCCAGCGACGACCTGATCGCCCTGGTCCACGGCAAGCTCGACATCATGTCGGCGGTGGCGTCCCGCCGGGTCTCCGTCAAGGCGAACCCGTTCGATCTGATGAAACTCCGCAAGCTGCTCTGA
- a CDS encoding copper transporter: MINFRYHVVSLTAVFLALAIGLVVGTAALNGPVADSLRENVNGLRKDNSLMRQSVNDMQNQLKTEEEFVGETAQFVLPGKLAGRRVVVLTLPSGRDQTEGVVNMLRTAGANVTGRVTVQDKFVNPDSNNNLLELAVTAARPNSAPTANLPGNGHGVETSSALLANVLLDRPVGSPAVSEADRRSVLQKYAEAGYLTPEDRISGAAEAVVLVTGQPYVDKDSAKKDESVVKVAEQFDRAGAVVVAGMGSTGGNLVAVVRGDPVLSQTISTVDNANTVQGQLVTSLALAEQLTGKKAGQYGVGDNAAARLPKLPQ; the protein is encoded by the coding sequence GTGATCAATTTCCGCTACCACGTGGTGTCCCTGACCGCGGTCTTCCTCGCGCTGGCGATCGGCCTGGTGGTCGGCACAGCCGCCCTCAACGGGCCGGTCGCCGACTCGCTCCGGGAGAACGTCAACGGCCTGCGCAAGGACAACTCGCTGATGCGCCAGTCGGTCAACGACATGCAGAATCAGCTGAAGACCGAGGAGGAGTTCGTCGGCGAGACGGCGCAGTTCGTCCTGCCCGGCAAGCTGGCCGGCCGGCGGGTGGTGGTGCTCACACTGCCCAGCGGCCGGGACCAGACCGAGGGCGTGGTGAACATGCTCCGCACCGCCGGCGCGAACGTCACCGGCCGCGTCACCGTGCAGGACAAGTTCGTCAACCCGGACAGCAACAACAACCTGCTGGAGCTGGCCGTCACCGCCGCCCGGCCGAACAGCGCACCCACCGCCAACCTCCCCGGCAACGGGCACGGCGTGGAGACGTCCAGCGCGTTGCTGGCCAACGTCCTGCTGGACCGCCCGGTGGGCAGCCCGGCGGTCAGCGAGGCCGACCGGCGCAGCGTGCTCCAGAAGTACGCGGAGGCCGGCTACCTCACCCCGGAGGACCGGATCTCCGGCGCCGCCGAGGCGGTCGTGCTGGTCACCGGCCAGCCGTACGTGGACAAGGACTCGGCGAAGAAGGATGAGTCGGTGGTGAAGGTCGCCGAGCAGTTCGACCGCGCCGGCGCGGTGGTGGTCGCCGGCATGGGCTCGACCGGCGGCAACCTGGTGGCCGTGGTCCGCGGCGACCCGGTGCTGTCGCAGACCATCTCCACTGTCGACAACGCCAACACCGTGCAGGGGCAGCTGGTCACCAGCCTCGCCCTCGCCGAGCAGCTCACCGGCAAGAAGGCCGGCCAGTACGGCGTGGGCGACAACGCCGCCGCCCGGCTGCCTAAACTGCCCCAGTGA
- a CDS encoding TlyA family RNA methyltransferase: MARRTRLDAELVRRGLARSREQAVALVEAGRVRLRGVPARKPAAMVDPADPLLVTGEDPTEEYVSRGGHKLAGALAAFAPGGLVVSGRRCLDAGASTGGFTDVLLRAGAAEVVAVDVGYGQLAWPLRTDGRVRVFERTNVRTLTPETIGGPVDLTVADLSFISLRLVLPALAGCTGPDGDLALMVKPQFEVGRERVGAGGVVRDPALRAEAVLDVAAAAARLGLGLADVAASPLPGPSGNVEFFVWLRRDAPAADPDRVRAVVAAGPQGAAVTAATTEEVSG, translated from the coding sequence ATGGCACGTCGTACCCGCTTGGACGCCGAACTCGTCCGCCGCGGTCTGGCCCGGTCCCGCGAGCAGGCCGTCGCGCTGGTGGAGGCCGGGCGCGTCCGGTTGCGCGGGGTGCCGGCGCGCAAGCCCGCGGCCATGGTCGACCCGGCCGACCCGCTGCTGGTCACCGGCGAGGACCCGACCGAGGAGTACGTCTCCCGGGGCGGCCACAAGCTGGCCGGCGCGCTGGCCGCGTTCGCGCCGGGCGGGCTGGTGGTGAGCGGCCGGCGCTGCCTGGACGCGGGCGCCTCCACGGGCGGATTCACCGACGTGCTGCTGCGCGCCGGCGCGGCCGAGGTGGTGGCCGTGGACGTCGGCTACGGGCAGCTCGCCTGGCCGCTGCGCACCGACGGGCGGGTCCGGGTCTTCGAGCGCACCAATGTGCGTACCCTCACGCCGGAGACGATCGGCGGCCCGGTCGACCTGACGGTGGCCGACCTGTCGTTCATCTCGCTGCGTCTGGTGCTGCCCGCGCTGGCCGGCTGCACCGGGCCCGACGGCGACCTGGCGCTGATGGTCAAGCCGCAGTTCGAGGTGGGCCGGGAGCGGGTCGGCGCCGGCGGTGTGGTGCGCGACCCGGCGCTGCGCGCCGAGGCGGTGCTCGACGTGGCCGCCGCCGCCGCGCGGCTCGGTCTCGGCCTGGCCGACGTGGCGGCCAGCCCGCTGCCCGGGCCGAGCGGCAACGTCGAGTTCTTCGTATGGTTGCGCCGGGACGCGCCCGCCGCCGATCCCGACCGGGTACGCGCGGTGGTGGCCGCGGGTCCGCAGGGTGCCGCCGTGACGGCGGCCACGACCGAGGAGGTGTCCGGGTGA
- a CDS encoding tetratricopeptide repeat protein, giving the protein MAARRLASRIAAVREAVGLAAYHSGEWQTAIAELRTYHRMTGLQSHLAVLADCERALGRPERAIDLFRGADQAKLDQAVAIELLIVAAGARGDLGQKDAAVAMLQVRELTAESAEPWAARLRYAYADALLAVGRREEAREWFSRASDIDSDGETDAAERLLELDGVVIEGDDEDDESDGDPVRSGSSATDRDSDDERNGEDSRTDEDDDDLDEDDDLDDEDDEDEDLDEDLDEDDDEEARPTGDRTEAPGAGDAARAGYRDRDAGDLGDDELTDTEAGALTAATGDAPAGQADDRPATGGNGNGTDRNQTGGTTPGGNEAAERP; this is encoded by the coding sequence ATGGCCGCCCGACGGCTCGCCTCGCGGATCGCCGCGGTGCGTGAGGCGGTCGGACTGGCCGCGTACCACTCGGGGGAGTGGCAGACGGCGATCGCCGAGCTGCGGACGTACCACCGGATGACCGGCTTGCAGAGCCACCTCGCGGTCCTGGCCGACTGCGAGCGGGCGCTGGGCCGGCCGGAGCGGGCGATCGACCTGTTCCGCGGGGCCGACCAGGCCAAGCTCGACCAGGCCGTCGCCATTGAGCTGCTGATCGTGGCGGCCGGCGCGCGCGGCGACCTGGGCCAGAAGGACGCGGCCGTGGCGATGCTCCAGGTCCGCGAGCTGACCGCCGAGTCGGCCGAGCCGTGGGCGGCGCGGCTGCGCTACGCGTACGCCGACGCGCTGCTCGCGGTGGGTCGGCGCGAGGAGGCACGCGAGTGGTTCTCCCGCGCCTCCGACATCGACTCCGACGGTGAGACCGACGCCGCCGAGCGGCTGCTGGAGCTCGACGGCGTGGTCATCGAGGGCGACGACGAGGACGACGAGTCGGACGGCGACCCGGTCCGCTCGGGTTCGTCGGCCACGGACCGCGACTCCGACGACGAACGGAACGGCGAAGACAGCCGGACCGACGAGGACGACGACGACCTCGACGAGGACGACGACCTCGACGACGAAGACGACGAAGACGAGGACCTCGACGAGGACCTCGACGAGGACGACGACGAAGAGGCCCGCCCGACCGGCGACCGCACCGAGGCGCCCGGCGCCGGTGACGCGGCCCGGGCCGGGTACCGGGACCGTGACGCCGGCGACCTGGGGGACGACGAGCTGACCGACACCGAGGCCGGCGCACTCACCGCCGCCACCGGCGACGCACCCGCCGGCCAGGCCGATGACCGGCCGGCGACCGGCGGGAACGGGAACGGGACCGACCGGAACCAGACCGGCGGGACCACGCCGGGTGGGAACGAGGCGGCGGAGCGCCCGTGA
- a CDS encoding NAD kinase translates to MSRTALLVTHTGRRRSTEHARAVAADLISNGFEVRVVAEEADDLDLPGVVPVTGPEAAEGAEIVFALGGDGTFLRAAELARPAKAPLLGINLGKVGFLAEAEMNDLDAAVRDVVARNYTVDERLTLDVTAEFEGGPTIESWALNEISVEKGERAQMLELLVDVDGRPLSRYGCDGVVCATPTGSTAYAFSGGGPVVWPEVEALLLVPISAHALFSRPLVTAPTSTFVITVDPFTTLAVLCCDGRRVYDLPPGARVTVRRGALPVRIVRLRARPFTDRLVAKFDLPVQGWRGNRR, encoded by the coding sequence GTGAGCCGCACCGCGCTGTTGGTGACGCACACCGGTCGTCGACGCAGCACCGAGCACGCCCGGGCGGTCGCCGCCGACCTGATCTCGAACGGGTTCGAGGTGCGGGTGGTGGCCGAGGAGGCCGACGACCTCGACCTGCCGGGCGTGGTGCCGGTGACCGGCCCGGAGGCGGCCGAGGGCGCGGAGATCGTGTTCGCGCTCGGCGGGGACGGCACGTTCCTGCGCGCCGCCGAGCTGGCCCGACCGGCCAAGGCGCCGCTGCTCGGCATCAACCTGGGCAAGGTCGGCTTCCTGGCCGAGGCGGAGATGAACGACCTGGACGCCGCGGTGCGTGACGTGGTCGCGCGCAACTACACGGTGGACGAACGGCTGACCCTCGACGTGACCGCCGAGTTCGAGGGCGGGCCGACCATCGAGTCGTGGGCGCTCAACGAGATCAGCGTGGAGAAGGGCGAGCGCGCCCAGATGCTGGAGCTGCTCGTCGACGTGGACGGCCGGCCGCTGTCCCGGTACGGGTGCGACGGCGTGGTCTGCGCGACCCCGACCGGCTCCACCGCGTACGCGTTCTCCGGTGGCGGGCCGGTGGTCTGGCCCGAGGTGGAGGCGCTGCTGCTGGTGCCGATCAGCGCGCACGCGCTGTTCAGCCGTCCGCTGGTCACGGCGCCGACCTCCACATTCGTCATCACCGTCGACCCGTTCACCACGCTCGCGGTGCTCTGCTGCGACGGCCGGCGGGTCTACGACCTGCCGCCCGGCGCCCGGGTCACGGTGCGCCGGGGCGCGTTGCCGGTGCGCATCGTCCGGCTGCGGGCGCGCCCGTTCACCGACCGGCTGGTGGCCAAGTTCGACCTGCCCGTGCAGGGTTGGCGCGGCAACCGCCGCTGA